Genomic DNA from Danio rerio strain Tuebingen ecotype United States chromosome 5, GRCz12tu, whole genome shotgun sequence:
ctctaatcactgatttattttatctttgccatgatgacagtaaataatatttgactagatattcttcaagacacttctatacagcttaaagtgacatttaaaggcttaactaggttaattaggttaactaggcaggttaggggaattaggcaagttattgtataatgatgatttgttctgtagactatcgagaaaaatatatagcttaaacaggctaataattttgtccttaaaatggtgtttaaaaaattaaaaactgcttttattctagctgaaataaaagaaatcagacttactccggaagaaaaaatattatcagacatattgttaacatttcctgaatctgctaaacatcatttaggaaatattagggaaaaaaaaaacgtaaaggggggggctgataattctgacttcaactggatatcGAAATCATACTAAAGCAATGCTGTTGTTGTGTTTCCAAGCCACTTCTTGTATCCCAGTAAGCAGTGGAGATCTGGGGAGGAAATCTCTGCAAACCCCGACGGCAAATATGAGCTTCTCTCAGTCACCAATGATCTGTTTGCAGAGGAGATCAGGAATCTGATGGAAAGAGGTCAGATCAGTTTCTCATACTGGTTAATAGACTGgcggcacaatggctcagtgattagcactgttgcctcacagcaagaaggccactggtttgagtccctgctgttccagttggcatttctgtgtggagtttgcatgttctccctgtgttggcgtgggtttcctccgggtgtcccacagtccaaacacatgcgctataggggaattgaatacactaaattgttcctagtggatgagtgtgtatgggtatttcccagtaatgggttgcatctGGCATCCattgcgcaaaacatatgctgtaatagttggcagttcattccgctgtggtgacacccgataaataaagggactaaaccgaaggaaaattaatggttGAATGAAGTAGCCCTTAAAAATCTAATGTCTTTATTTTCACTGTGTGTTTTGCTTTCTGTGGTGATTCTGTGGTGATATGGAGCATTATATgcaacattttaataatgttattttcttGATTAACAGCGGAGGTCAGTGGCAGTCAGACGGAAACACTGTTGGCTGTGTCTTTGGCCAGAGCTCTGTGCTGTATCCTCTAACACCgctgtataatatatattataacatcCACAGACTGCTATTGTTTTCATTAACATTTGACTCTCAGACATTAATCGAATCTCAAAAGACGTGCAAGGTAAACTGCTTCCTCTTGAACAAACAATGACGCCTTTATTCACAAATTTATGCACAATAATAACCAGTACTAATAAGTATTATGAAAGTGTTTATAGGCACACCACACGAACATAccattgaagtcagaataattagaccccgtttagttttttccccaatttctgtttaacagtgcagattttctcaacacatttctaaaatagttttaatcactcatctctaataactgatttattttatctttgccatgatgactgtaaataatatttaactagatatttttcaagacacttctatacagcttaaagtgacatttaaaggcttaactaggttaattaggttaactaggcaggttagggtaattaggcaagttattgtataacgatggtttgttctgtagagagtttgaaaaaaatatagcttaaagtggctaataattttgtccttaaaatggtgtttaaaaaattaaaaactgcttttattctcgccgcaataaaacaaataagactttctccagaagaaaaaaaattatcagacataccgtgaaaatatccttgctctgttaagcaccgtttgggagatatttaaaaagaaaaaataattctggcgaataattctgacttcagctgtataggTGGGGACacctaaacaaagcatgcaaatgaaatGTTGTTGTCAGCAGGgtaaaatgctttttttcctgCCCTGATCTCATCAGCACATAAGTACCCATTCATGATACATTTTCGTGCAAATTAAGTACTGGAGTCAGATCCAGTCCTGCCGTTTGACCAGCTTGAACATGTTACCTATCcattgagggccggtgtcccttcagggtttagctccaacttgcctcaacacacctgcctggatgtttcaagtacacctagtaagaccttgattagcttgtccaggtgtgtttgattagggttggagcgaaaatctgcaggacaccggccctccaggaacaagtttggtgaccactgagtTAGACAATAGACACAGCCCTGCTTTgtactgacaatttgcattactttggagacATGAAACTGTATTTCACAGATTTAAAGAAATATGTACTCTttcactagtattcagcttaaagtgatatttaaaggcttaacctaTAATTAGGGTAAAagtaggataattaggcaagtcattgtataacagtgttttgttctgtagacaatccaaaacaaatattgcttaatggggctaataatattgagcacaaataagactttctccagaagaacaaatattatccgtttgttaagtgtgacgtcacgcaaagcggcttccaaatgagccattttaatctagattaatctaaattaatttcAAGATTACGTTGAGGTTAatgtagattaaaaaaataatgatttgcccacctataatatgtatatataatgttgTAATGCTCTAACTGATCTCTCATGTGTTTACTTTAGCTGGTCAGGAGGTGAAATCGAGAATATTGGTAACTTGGcacttttattacaaaatatattgtgtaatatatttacaaatatattatgtaaatatattaagttatatttccATAAATAGTAATGTTTAGACATTATTTTCATTATGATTTCAGGTAATAAAAGCTGCTGAGGATTCTACATCTCAGTACATGAACTTCATGAATGTGATTTTTGCAGCACAGAAGAAGGTGAGCAGAAGCACTGAAGTTAATATTTATCaatcagggctgcacaatatgtcgCAAAATTATCATTATCgcgataatagtatatgcaatataagTATTGCGGAGCAGGGGCTGATGGATTAGTAGGGGCCAATGGAGAaaatttggccagaatgccgGGGTTACATACTTGCGTATTACCAAAAGTGCCATGGTATTATTTAATACCACAGATGACCTCATCCGAAAGagagcgctcactgacagtatagtgtccccttcactttactggggcattaggactcacacagaccacaggttgagcgcacTAACATCCCTTCCAACAGCAAcagctttctcatgtggtctcccatccagatactgaccaggctcagccctgcttagcttcagtgagtagccGGTCTTGAGCTGTAGGGTGACATGTCTATGGCCACAGGGGAAATGTTATCACAATACTCAACAATAATATCACACATtctccagtatcgtgcagccctaattaaaatCATGTTGTTTTTTGATGTTGGATAACACTACTGTTATTAATGCAATTCCCTAAGAATATCCTGATTGATGCCTGTGTGCTGGACTCGGACTCTGGACTTCTACAGCAggtattttatttaatcagtgtGTAAAACCACcgatttgtatttatatttttgtataatagCTATAGTTGCTGATAAAATTAagttattacaatttattttctGCTCACATTTAGGGTGAACACCTTATTTGGTTACACTTTAATTTAAGCTGacgtagttgcaatgcaacttcaTTTAACTACTACAgtaatgttaattaattataTGTGTTTACTATATGTTTAGGGTTAGAATGTGGcttagttgcatgtaattatgcatgatttacttatttgtgtgaataaatgaatatagcaCTATTATGAGTATGAAAAAATAAGGCAATTTGGTTCAACATTTATAAACTTGACTCATACAAGAAACTCTACATTTTAATAACTGTATTAACATAGTAACTGTTATGTTATAATATTATGttgttataattatattaaaatgtagaGTTCCTTGTTCCTAAATACAATAAACACAATTATTGTAATGACTATAGTAAGCGCACGCTTAGTAATACGTAATAATACGTCACCTTAAATTAAAGTGTCACTCTTTATTTTAGGGTTTATTTGTTCCATGCACTTGCTCTAGTGATTACAATTAATAATGCATAGTTATATTATACTAACCCTAAAGTGCAGTCTAACCCTAACCATAGAGTAagtactgtaattaattaatattaagtatttaaataaatagttaccaTTTGAGTCTTTGTTACACAGTACATGTATTTACAAAATGAATAACCGTcaactataaataatttaaagaattgtatataattaaatatattagtaaaaaatagataaaatatgtTAGTAGTAAATGATAATTAATAACTAATCCAAAAATGGTGCACAAAATAATCCGAACAATGTCTTAATGGGccaaattgtcatttttttgttgttgtttttacaacaTATGAATATAAATTATTTCTAGAATATGAATAGGAAATAGATTATAAGTTAATCTCATCAGTGTtcaacaagcaaaaataaaataagaattccAGCCAGGAGAGGAATCTATGTTAAAAGGAAATATGTATGTAAATTTATGTAAATGTCTACACTTTAAGTTTTATAAAGaatgtgctgtttttctttttgtgttttttaaacaaacacacaaacaaactgacaaataaactgatgaatgaattaacacattaatacaaataaaacaaaaaaatccagcCGGGAGAAGAATCTGTTTAAAAGGAAATAAATTGTATGTAAATTTATGCAAAATTTTACACTTTAAGGTCAAGTTTTTTAAAGAATGTCCtgggttttttgtgttttttttaaacaaacaaactgataaaaaaaaaaataattaatacaaataaaataaagattccaGCCAGGAGAGCAATCTGTTTTAAAGGAAATAAATGGTATGtaaatttatgcaaatttttacactttaatcaatttttttaaagaatttcctggagtttttttttgtgtgtgttttttttaaacaaacaaacaaacaaataaatatttaaaatacaaataaaataaggaGAACAAtctgttttaaagaaaataaatgttgtgtgaatttatgcaaatttttaaacattaagttCAAGTTTTTTAAAGAAGGTCCTGGATTTTTTTTTAGtgcttttaaaacaaacaaacaaattaatttataaacaaattaatacaaataaaaccaGGAGAACAATCTGTTTTAAAGGAAATAAATGGTATGTaaatttatgcaaatatttacactttaatcaagttttttaaagaatgtcctggattttttttcagtgtttctaaacaaacaaacaaacaaacaaacaaacaaacaaacaaataaattaattaattaattaaataaaatgaataaactcCTGATGGTGAATTCTATATACACACTCCTATGTGTCACTAAACAGATCTGCATCAGACTTTTCCCATTTCCATTTTGCCACTTTTATACTTCACACTATCCATCTGCATTGTCTGAATCAATCCCCTCTTCCCTCTATGTGTGTTTTATTCATCTTTTAACCAGGCTTGTGACATTACCGGAGGCTTGTATCTCAGAGTTCCTCAGAAAGTTGCTCTCACACAGTACTTATTGGTGAGATATCAGTCCAAAAACTTTACCAGATCCAAAAACAGGATACTGTACACTGCATAAGTTGTCTGAGTGTTTAAGTGCTGTTTGTGTGTCAGTGGGTTTTCTTACCAGACGCAGAGCAGCGTTCACAGTTATTGCTGCCTCCTCCAGTGCATGTGGACTACAGAGCCGCCTGCTTCTGCCACCGCAACCTCATAGAGATCGGATACGTCTGTTCAGTCTGCCTGTCGAGTACGTCTTTCTGCTGTTTCTATCAGACTAGAAAAACTTGCATTACatgtcaaaagtttgggatcaggaagatttttaaaaatgtttttaaaagaagcttATTCTGCTGTTAAAACCTGTTAAATAGTGATtgttatatatatgtaaatgtatgtatgtatatgtatgtgtgtgtgtgtatatatatatatatatatatatatatatatatatatatatatatatatatatatatatatatatatatatatatatatatatatatatatatatatataaaactgatagATTTGAGTTCAGAAGTTTTAGTATTCTTGgatgaaattaaatgtatatttttttttaattaaatgcaatttttttgcagtatacattaatttattttcacttttttattttcattatttaatgtgtgCTCTATTAATAGAAgtaaatacacttttatttgtatgtatgaaTGCTAATACATTAGAAATATGAAGCTATTTTTAACActgacagtaataataataatatttattattaacacactgaagactggagtaacgaTGCtaaaaatcacaggaataaattatgttttaattcaCATTAGAAATTAATGGGTTAAATAAAGAATTGTAATAATGTTTcagaatttttacagtatttttaattaaataaatgcagcctttgtgagtAGAATAAAcctattttttaatgcaaaaataaatcttaCTGATTCAAACGTTTTGACctttagtgttatttattattggtGCATTTATTATTGTTTGCAGTGTATATATATTTCAGAATATACAGTTGAcagaagaattattagcccccctgaattattagaccccctgtttattttttccctaatttctgtttaacggagagcagattttttcaacacatttcttatcgtaatggttttaaaaactcatttctaataactgatttattttatctttgtcatgatgacagtaaataatatttgacaagatatttttcaagacacttctatacagcttaaagtgacatttaaaggcttaactaggttaattaatctaactaggcaggatagggtaattaggcaagttattgtataacaatggttaaTTGTATGgataaaaaatatagctaaaagcggctaataattttgtcctcaaaatggtgtttaaaaaattaaaaactgattttattctagccgaaataaaacaaataagactttctctagaagaaaaaatattatcagacacactgtgaacatttccatgctctgttaaacataatttgggaaatatttaaaaaaagaaaaaaaattaacagggggcgaataattctgacttcaactgtatatattagtcaacaagtaaataaatgtagttattaaaaatgaagacaaaaaaaattctGGTTTTAGAACAATTttaatccactttaaatgttgactactgtatacatTATTTCATTTCTACTGTCTTTTTAggcttaaaatatattataacatCCTGCATAGCAATTTTTCCATTTTGTTTTTCAGTATTCTGCAACTTCAGTCCAATCTGCACAACATGCGAGTGAGTCTGACAACATCATTTGAATCATTTCTGACTAATAAGTCATTTTCTGGCAACTTTTAACAAACTTTCTATCATGTTCTTTCCATTTGTAGGACTGCCTTCAAAATGCCTCTGCCTCAGATGGCTAAAACCAAGAAGAAAAAGCTGAAAACTGCAAACTGATTCGTCTGTCGTGTCACTCAATGTGCTTTAATTATCTCACATTAAAGTCTTTTTGAACAGCATACccttataatttaatatttggtTATAACTTGTGTATATTTGAACACCCTTTTCTAATGTAGCCTTCGCTTTAAATAAAAGACagttttacataaaaacaaaacaataagccTGTGCACTTTACATGAACATTTCtagaatgccttgttgatgtcggaggagaatggccagactggttccagctgatagaaaggcaacggtAACTCAACTGGGGTGGGTTCGAAAGACCCACGCCACACTGATAATGGTCCAGAATTTGTTCCATACattagctcatttgtcctatttctACTgcaatgccatcataaatagtgaaaatagcccattgaaaaaggctttaagtcCAAACGGAATCCTGGTGTGACTTCAGTtcatcagttttggccaatgcaaacaaattatttttcatgagtccaataTCCAGCTGTgcataaaaaaatctgacttaagagaggtcatctttcactactgtgGTGTTTTTATTGAGAAaacatttgacaagtaactttttttctataaatcttggaccttattctggAAAGAAAACACGACCTataaaaaagtgtgaagcacTTTTACAGGAGAGGCTTGAAAcattgtgaagctctaaattattattattattattattattaagtttcagctttttattattcaaatggccaaattctgactgaggaaagtcaAGTGTGCTctgccagtttgttatttgcttaataaattacattaggctacagtttttaatttaaaacttttttctaatgatatatgatgtaatacatttctattttaaaaacaaatatttgtcatatttctctatattttttcaatagtatctggatgcagaagCTGAGACtgcaatgtcagactcaatggagtgagtgacgtcattgtgacgggtggggttaggtgagcacattaaataccattggatgcagctcagattgcactgcaccaagtctgcagccagacccttcatATTTTTggtgcatcaaaaagtgtggttaagATGACCATTCAACTAGCTAATTAATTCGATAAATTAATCTAATAATAGTGCTCAAAATGTCACATATTTAGTATTTAATTCTCATAATTAAGCAGACATTGAGGCGAATAAATgcaaaaaggtctactttttgagaaaaaacacCACCCTTTACACCAAGCTGGCTACAGACCTGCATATGAGTGGCctcgacacacacaaaaaatctgCTTCAGTCAGTAGAGAATGGGTGTGAATTGGCCCAGTTAAAACTACTCCCCCAGCATCCCTGCAGAAAAGGTCTCGGCGGAAGTTCTCCGCTGAAGTGACCCACACGGGGCAGACCGCGTTTCTGTGCACACGTGTATCGTCCAGTTGCGTCTCGCGTATTCTCCGATCTGCATCGCAAACTCTACGCCAACGAAAGGACTTCTTCAAAGCATCAGAGAAACTCGCACGACAAGAGAAACTCGGGTATTTAGAAATGCGTTATGCTGTGCTCCTTTTCCAGAAAGGTGTTTGTGGTCTTGATGGTTCTTAATAGTTGTGCGGAGCTGAGTGAGATTTGCCAATAATTTATCTAAATTCCTTTATTTCCTcgctttctttcttttctctgtttTTGTTGTGATGTTTTGTTCGTTTCTCTGTTttatgttagattagtcaataaacccCCCTATTGTCTTTGTTTTGCATCACAGAAAAGGTCACTTTATAGAAGCGCGTTCCCGCCACtgattgtaatttttttacattgtattattttttaagtcagaattgcgagtgaCAAAGTCTGAATCGCATGTTaataagtcagaattccgagttattaagtGTCGATTAGGAGTATTAAGTCAGACTTGCAAGTTAAGTCAGAACTGTTAgctataaagtcagaattctgggttattaagtcagaattttgagttataaagtctGTATCACGAGCTATTAAGTCAGACTTGAAAGTTAAGCCAGAATTGCAAATTATGTCAaaattttgagttataaagtaAGAATTCTGAGTTAAAGATTCAGAAATGCGAGTTAGGTCAGACTTGcaagttaagtcagaattgcgagttattaagtcagaattttgagttataaagtgAGATGTAAGTtaataagtcagaattgcgagttatcaAGTCAGAATTCTGGGTTATtgagtcagaattgcgagttaggtaagaattctgagttatagattcagaattgcaagttat
This window encodes:
- the gtf2h3 gene encoding general transcription factor IIH subunit 3 (The RefSeq protein has 1 substitution compared to this genomic sequence), encoding MASDDDINILVIVLDVNPVWWGQQAQREPKFTLSACLDSLMVLANAHLVMSRTNKLAVITSLYHESHFLYPSKQWRSGEEISANPDGKYELLSVTNDLFAEEIRNLMERAEVSGSQTETLLAVSLARALCYINRISKDVQAGQEVKSRILVIKAAEDSTSQYMNFMNVIFAAQKKNILIDACVLDSDSGLLQQACDITGGLYLRVPQKVALTQYLLWVFLPDAEQRSQLLLPPPVHVDYRAACFCHRNLIEIGYVCSVCLSIFCNFSPICTTCETAFKMPLPQMAKTKKKKLKTAN